One Indicator indicator isolate 239-I01 chromosome Z, UM_Iind_1.1, whole genome shotgun sequence genomic window carries:
- the LOC128979361 gene encoding LOW QUALITY PROTEIN: disabled homolog 2-like (The sequence of the model RefSeq protein was modified relative to this genomic sequence to represent the inferred CDS: inserted 2 bases in 2 codons; substituted 1 base at 1 genomic stop codon): MSTEPETTTNSQTEQQAPAKAQPSKKXKKKGPEKTDENLLDIFKGDGVRYKAKLIVIDDVPEAREDKMSQDSMMNLKGMALPSPSQDQHKQKICVNISLSGIKIIDEKTGLIEHEHPGNEISFIAHXVTENHSFGYMCGGEGLHLVLERPSLQNEVKLDSESNIQLISHESITISSLPQSTKPGRGRRSAKTASNDFFLAQTPFPSVHWYLGTASRSSSSSWVQTSSAVNPFQSSVFPSSTLPAQMLSVLPSMSTASSPQPPPRTAPQKGLSKXERDAFIALDPLGDREMKDVKEMFKDFQLTKPPAVPGRRAAKSFRTTKTCCQRKEENVPGFFFCEGGLADKWNKQIGFLHVSQ, from the exons ATGTCAACTGAACCTGAAACTACTACTAACAGCCAGACTGAGCAACAGGCTCCAGCAAAGGCACAAccttcaaaga gaaaaaagaaagggccAGAAAAGACAGATGAAAATCTCTTGGACATATTCAAAGGTGATGGTGTAAGATACAAAGCTAAACTGATTGTCATTGATGATGTTCCAGAGGCAAGAGAAGACAAAATGAGTCAGGATTCAATGATGAATCTGAAGGGAATGGCACTGCCATCCCCTTCCCAGGATCAACACAAACAGAAGATTTGTGTGAACATCTCCCTGTCTGGTATCAAGATAATAGATGAGAAAACTGGGCTTATAGAGCATGAACATCCAGGGAATGAAATCTCCTTTATTGCTC ACGTAACAGAAAACCATTCCTTTGGCTATATGTGTGGAGGAGAGGGACTGC ACCTGGTTTTGGAAcgtccttctctgcagaatgAAGTGAAGCTGGATTCTGAAAGCAACATCCAGCTCATATCACATGAGTCTATAACCATTAGCTCACTACCACAAAGTACCAAgccaggaagaggaaggaggtcTGCCAAGACTGCAtcaaatgacttttttttagCTCAGACTCCTTT CCCCTCAGTCCACTGGTATCTGGGGACAGCCAGCAGAAGTTCATCCAGTTCATGGGTGCAGACATCCAGTGCTGTAAATCCCTTCCAGAGTAGTGTGTTCCCATCTTCAACACTGCCTGCTCAGATGCTGTCAGTATTGCCTTCTATGTCAACAGCTAGCTCACCTCAGCCTCCACCTAGAACTGCACCTCAGAAAGGGCTGTCCAAGTAAGAGAGAGATGCTTTTATTGCTCTAGATCCACTTGGTGATAGAGAGATGAAGGATGTTAAGGAAATGTTCAAAGACTTCCAGCTGACAAAGCCACCTGCAGTACCAggaaggagagcagcaaagTCTTTCAGAACCACCAAAACCTGTTGCCAGAGAAa GGAAGAAAATGTACCAGGATTCTTTTTCTGTGAAGGAGGCTTGGCAGATAAATGGAACAAGCAGATAGGCTTCTTGCACGTATCTCAGTGA